Within Homo sapiens chromosome 2, GRCh38.p14 Primary Assembly, the genomic segment CCTAACTATTGTGTTATACTGACACTAAAAAAATGTactgccccttcccccagtttCCTGGACTACAACTTATACACCTCTCCATGTGTTATATGCTGCAAAAGTAAGAATAGGTGATTTCTGAACTCAGATCTGTTTAGCTCCAGGCTCAAGTGTTCTGAAAACCTGGCCTTACTGCCTCCCTTAAGTACATCAGGCCACACCGGGACAATGGGACAAAAGGGATCAACTAAGACTTACTCAGAGAAACCAAAACATACAGTAATCCTAGTTACAACACACTTTTCTACTCCTGAGTTATAGTCTCTCCTCTGGCAACAgttcctgtctgaaaaaaatctttgaggAAATAAGTCTTATAGCCTGGAAAAAGGCCAATCAGATGCTAGCTGGTTAAGTGGAAAATTTAAGTTTCACATGTCAAAATGGTCAGGAGAAATAGATACTGTGGTATCTAGTATTCACAGCAAATCCTAAAAACACTgtcatgaatttaaaaatcaatgccaCAGAATATCAGATGATTTGAACTTACTTCTCTAGTTGAGGATTTGTGTAAGGAATATACTGCTGTTCTTGCCATTTCCAAAGCAGTCTTTAGAAAAGCCATATCTGTCCCTGTGAAGAGTAGAAAAAAAGCTCCTATTTACCTCTTCTCAAAACAGAAGATTAAGTTAGTaggatttagaaatattttcttccaaacttCAAAATAGCCACCTTGAAATCTTTTAGCAATAAGGGTACAAATAAactatcaaaatattattttaaggctGGTAGAATAAAACCAGAATTATACTGTCTTGGTTAAATAAggataaagtaaaaattttaatattatattccaACATTAATGACTTCAAAAAGGGGAGAAGGAAATGCATAGAGTACTATTCAGAATCATCTTGGTGGGGGCAGGGTACTTTTTAAACtatgcatgtcttttttttttttgtttcgctcttgttgcccaggctggagtgcaatagcatgatctcagctcaccgcaacctccgcctcccggattcaagtgattctcctgcctcagcctccctagtggctgggattacaggcatgtgccaccatgcctggctcattttgtatttttagtagagacggggtttctccatgttggtcaggctggtctcaaactcccgacctcaggtaatccacccacctcagcctccaaagtgctgggattataggcgtgagccaccacgcccggccaaactATGCATGTCTTTTCCTACCCTCACTGACTTCCTAACCTCCTTGCCCACAGTACACACAAAATTAACAGCCACGGTGAGTCACTGTTACTGATGGGCACATGTAGAAACCCTTGGGTCTGTTAAGACATTAAAAAACAGATTCTGAAAGTATAAAATTCTTTCTATGTTTCGTATTCATTCATAAGGGTTAGGCAAATTATTCCTGAAAGCAAATGGGAGATATACAATAAATGACATGACTATCTTTGTTTACTTAATAcaaatttgtaaaaatgaaagttgaaaaacTCAGTTTCTTAGCCATGCATTAAACaaattgaaatgtaaattataagAACTATACAAATAAGAGATTGGTTTACTTAATGAAGAGTAATAACATCACTTAGCCTTGGTTTATTTAATGAAGAGTGATAAAATCACTTAGCCCAAACAGTgataaaaatggtttttatttttgtttaattttttctagacagggtcttgctgttaccaaggctggagtgcagtggcacattcatggCTCATCGCAGCCCCGAAtacctgagctcaggtgatcctcccacctcaaccttctgagtagctaggactataggtgcaccaccacacttgggaaattaaaatttgtgtgtgtgtgtgtgtgtgtgtgggtagaggcagggtctaactatgttgcccgGGATGGCTACCAATTCCTGGccccaaatgatcctcctgtatcagcctcgcaaagcactggcattacacgcctgagccactgcgcctggccttaaaaatggttttaaaatcttttctataAATATACCAATATACCCGATTCTTGTTACAaacctttattatttttggtcCCAAAGGGAGGATTCATAATTACTGTATCGAATGACTTGGACATTCTGTTAGATAATAAGCACACATCACATTGAACCATGTCAATATTTGTTAACTCAAACTCTTCTGCATTCCTATTAAATATTTCCAATGCGTCTTCATCTATGTCAAATCCAACACACAACCTATAAATACAAAACACATACAAAGAGTGGCGACTTATAGCTCccaagtaaaaacaaaaccaaaattagctgttttttttttaaaccatatatCTTTTTAACCCAATTAGCAAAGTAAGAGtgagtgttttcttctttttttttttcttttttcagacaggatcttgctgtgccacccaggtgagtgtagtggtgccatcttgcactgctcaagcaatcctcccacctcagcctcccaagtagctgggaccacaggcgcacaccaccacatccagctaatttttgtattttttgtagacatgggatttcaccatgttgcccaggctggtctcaaactcctgggctcaagtaatctgtccaccttggcctcccaaagtgttgggattacaggcatgagccactgtgcccagtcaagtGTAACAGCATAATTTCCAAACCCGGCAGGGGTTGGAAACTCAGGTTTGTATAAAAGGAACTGCTGCtttcaccatttttatttaatttttgtagtttgttTAGATCTTCTGCCCATTCAAAATGTATTCAGTATCAGATTTTTGCTCCCTATATCTCATTCTGTGGAGTCTCATAAATATAATTCAGTTAATCCCATTGATGCTCCTTATTAAAGCCACCCAATACCCAAATAGCATATATTGCATTACGTACCCTGCTCCTAACATTGCAGTTCCGATGCTAAGTACTCCACAACCACATCCTAGATCTGCAACGACTTTATTTTCAATGTCATCATAAGTGTTATGGATTGTATAGAGCATacatgctaaaaaataaaaaaaaaaagaataagtaagcAAGCCGGTGACTAAAATCTAATTTGTGCAAATGactctttctaaaataatttcttgtgtTGCATTACTTAGTCCTCCCCAAATGCCATTCCagattatttttgtaaaagataAGGGGTAATGATTTGGTATGTAGTAAGAGGCACCATAAAGGAAGCTAATACccaccagtgtttctcaaaaaatAGTCTCTGCTAGCAATGCCAAGAATGACAAAACTGTGCCCAGTCTCtgaggtaaaataaaaaaaagtcaaaacgtTTAGTTTTTCCTCAGCTTGTTAAAAACATTGCCATATACTCATATCGGTTCTTTCTTTgatgctgaaatatttttaagaaagaatggtAAGagtaaatagtttttaaaaaaatccttttttgtcAACATAAATTTGGCAACTCTATCaatttccaaaattgttttgaaattttacttaTCTGTGAAATCTATAAGACTAGGAACCACTATCAAACAAGCATTAGCATCACAAAGacatagaatctttttttttcttttttttttaaacacaggttctcactatattgcccacgctgctctcgaactccagggctcaagtgatcctcccgccccggctttccaaagtgttgggattacagacatgagccactgtgcctagccacaGAACTTTGTTTTAACAAGTTTGTCACCAGAACACAAGCACCATAAGCTCCACAATGTAGCCTTTAGACACATATACTCATGATCTACagacatatatattcataatctACAAATGAGACCTGATAATAGAACTACTGGGTGTTAGATACACACTGAAGGTCAAACATGAATACCACCACCACCGATATTTCCCTGAAGATATCTGAACCCAGCAAGGACTGTTGGCCACTGATTCCTGCGGATccagaagttttttgttgttttttttcagagacagggtctatctctatcacccaggctggggtgcagtggcggatcagagctcactgcagcctgaaattccagggctcaagcaattctcctgccttagtatcagcagctgggactataggcacatactaccacactaggctaattttttttttttaagagctggggtctcactgtattgcccaggctgatcttgaactcctgggctcgtcatcctcttgccttggcctcccaaagtgctgggattataggggtgagtcACTGTACTTGGCcagattgttattattttttaaactggattCCACTAAAAAAACCTACAGTCAGAAGACTAGTAAGTCATTATTTGAGAAAACTGGTCTTAACCTAGACACAGTAGTTTTGTGTGAATTTTTGGTTGGAATCATGACAGTATCTTGGAGTTAAGTGTAAATACACATGTATTCTCCTTGACTTTCATTGACAACTTAGAAACAACTATTTTGGAACTGGAAAAAACTCCTTGCAGGTACTCtcagaaaattaattttcctaaGGAGCCagcctcagtggctcatgcctgtaatctcagcacttcttGAGGCCCCAGT encodes:
- the METTL5 gene encoding rRNA N(6)-adenosine-methyltransferase METTL5, with the protein product MKKVRLKELESRLQQVDGFEKPKLLLEQYPTRPHIAACMLYTIHNTYDDIENKVVADLGCGCGVLSIGTAMLGAGLCVGFDIDEDALEIFNRNAEEFELTNIDMVQCDVCLLSNRMSKSFDTVIMNPPFGTKNNKGTDMAFLKTALEMARTAVYSLHKSSTREHVQKKAAEWKIKIDIIAELRYDLPASYKFHKKKSVDIEVDLIRFSF
- the METTL5 gene encoding rRNA N(6)-adenosine-methyltransferase METTL5 isoform X1, which produces MKKVRLKELESRLQQVDGFEKPKLLLEQYPTRPHIAACMLYTIHNTYDDIENKVVADLGCGCGVLSIGTAMLGAGLCVGFDIDEDALEIFNRNAEEFELTNIDMVQCDVCLLSNRMSKSFDTVIMNPPFGTKNNKGTDMAFLKTALEMARTAVYSLHKSSTRENFDMTCQHHTSFTKRNQWTLKWT